One Plasmodium cynomolgi strain B DNA, chromosome 12, whole genome shotgun sequence genomic region harbors:
- a CDS encoding hypothetical protein (putative) → IYANCLICGKIYCTKIKYRQCLFCENPLYDSSLINKLFTPTEDSENTHKKILATMKNSNPFLYKNYFDPSNAFLKKAFNLRDKMLKNSANEEHTKIIDDSIDWFEDDIKKEFNNPDVHFSNYDDEIKNEIIDKYYEIFGKKYGEINIDIDLVNMKITENKDHVKIQQFNDYLNERENDYRNELALKKANDINASNVHSYLASKERKNLNYIKDLRKLFFRDTSRKGDIPGGGASTDAIVADSIVPPTERQKKTIVQMKKASKKYKCHVLGESDEEYEHVT, encoded by the exons ATATACGCCAACTGTTTAATATGTGGGAAAATTTATTGcacgaaaataaaatataggcaatgccttttttgtgaGAACCCCTTGTATGATTCGTCTCTGATTAACAAGCTTTTTACCCCGACAGAGGATAGTGAAAATACCCACAAGAAGATCCTTGCAACGATGAAAAATTCAAATCCCTTTCTCTACAAAAACTACTTCGATCCCAGTAATGCCTTTCTCAAGAAAG CCTTCAATCTGAGGGACAAAATGCTGAAAAATTCAGCCAACGAGGaacatacaaaaataatagacGACAGCATTGACTGGTTTGAGGATGACATCAAAAAGGAGTTTAACAATCCCGATGTACATTTTTCCAATTATGacgatgaaataaaaaatgaaataatagACAAGTATTACGAAATTTTTGGGAAGAAGTATG GTGAAATAAACATCGACATCGACCTGGTGAACATGAAAATAACGGAGAACAAAGACCACGTGAAGATTCAGCAGTTCAATGATTACCTGAACGAACGCGAAAATGATTACCGGAATGAGCTGGCACTGAAGAAGGCGAATGACATTAACGCGAGTAATGTCCACAGTTACCTGGCCagtaaagaaagaaaaaatttgaattacATAAAAGATTTGCGCAAGTTATTTTTTCGGGACACCTCTCGGAAGGGAGACATTCCAGGGGGGGGTGCCTCTACCGATGCGATTGTCGCGGATAGCATAGTGCCACCTACAGAGCGGCAGAAAAAAACCATCGTacaaatgaagaaggcaAGTAAGAAATACAAATGCCATGTGCTCGGCGAAAGCGATGAGGAGTACGAACACGTGACGTAA
- a CDS encoding calcium-dependent protein kinase (putative), producing MKEKKKAEEVTSCRKEARQKRSEKVEEDMKGATKSTLADSDEDYSIITLCTKCLSKKTEENKNKIILHSKAFKDNKGKGRCSVSSSTDPLSHHLNLSPYFDRSQIVQEVILMDNHELTDVYELDRYKLGKGSYGNVVKAVNKKTGQQRAIKIIEKKKIHNVERLKREILIMKQMDHPNIIKLYEVYEDTDKLYLVLELCNGGELFDKIVKHGSFSEYEAYKIMRQVFSALYYCHSKNIMHRDLKPENILYVDNSEDSQIQIIDWGFASKCLNNHNLKSVVGTPYYIAPEILKGKYDKRCDIWSSGVIMYILLCGYPPFNGKNNDEILKKVKKGDFVFDSNYWSRVSDDAKDLICECLNYNYKDRIDVEGVLNHRWFKKFKTNNIVINKTLNRVLIEKFKEFHKLCKIKKLAVTCVAYQLNEKDIGKLKKTFEAFDHNGDGVLTISEIFQCLKLNDNELDTELYFLLKQLDTDGNGLIDYTEFLAACLDHSIFQQDVICRNAFNVFDLDGDGVITKEELFNILSFSAVQVSFSKEIIENLIKEVDANNDGFIDYDEFYKMMTGAK from the coding sequence atgaaggagaagaagaaggcggAAGAGGTCACCTCGTGCCGAAAGGAGGCgcggcaaaaaaggagcgagAAGGTGGAGGAGGACATGAAGGGTGCCACGAAAAGCACACTGGCCGACAGCGACGAGGATTACTCCATCATTACGCTGTGCACAAAATGTCTGtcgaaaaaaacggaggaaaataaaaataaaatcatccTTCACAGTAAAGCGTTCAAGGAtaacaaaggaaaaggaagatgCAGCGTTAGTAGCAGTACGGACCCCTTGTCTCACCACCTTAACCTTTCCCCCTATTTTGATAGATCACAAATTGTACAAGAAGTGATCCTAATGGATAATCACGAACTGACAGATGTATACGAGTTGGATAGATACAAACTGGGGAAAGGATCCTATGGAAATGTAGTAAAAgcagttaataaaaaaacaggacAACAAAGagcaataaaaattatagaaaaaaaaaaaatacacaatgTTGAGAGATTGAAGAgagaaattttaataatgaaGCAAATGGATCATCCAAATATAATCAAGCTGTACGAAGTGTATGAAGATACAGACAAGCTGTATCTAGTCCTAGAGCTCTGTAATGGGGGAGAACTCTTCGATAAAATTGTCAAGCATGGTAGCTTCTCAGAGTATGAGGCGTACAAAATTATGAGGCAAGTTTTCTCCGCCCTGTACTATTGTCACAGCAAAAATATCATGCATAGAGATTTAAAACCAGAAAATATTCTCTATGTTGACAATTCGGAAGATTCTCAGATTCAAATTATCGATTGGGGATTTGCTAGCAAGTGTTTGAATAATCATAATTTGAAATCAGTTGTTGGGACTCCTTACTACATCGCTCCTGAGATTCTAAAAGGGAAATACGATAAAAGGTGTGACATCTGGAGTAGTGGAGTAATCATGTATATTTTACTCTGTGGGTATCCACCctttaatggaaaaaataatgatgaaattttgaagaaggttaaaaaaggagacttCGTTTTTGACTCAAATTACTGGTCTCGTGTGAGTGATGACGCAAAGGATCTCATTTGTGAGTGTCTCAATTATAATTACAAAGACAGGATAGATGTAGAGGGGGTTCTAAATCACAGATGGttcaagaaatttaaaacaaataatattgTTATCAATAAAACTCTTAACAGAGTCCtcatagaaaaatttaaagaatttcacaaattgtgtaaaataaaaaagctagcTGTTACTTGTGTGGCTTATCAACTAAACGAAAAGGATATTGggaaactaaaaaaaacgtttgaAGCCTTTGATCATAATGGAGACGGCGTGTTGACAATATCGGAAATATTTCAGTGTTTGAAACTGAATGATAATGAGTTAGACACGGAActatattttcttctaaaGCAATTAGACACAGATGGAAATGGACTCATCGACTACACGGAGTTTTTAGCCGCCTGTCTGGATCACTCCATTTTTCAGCAGGACGTCATTTGCAGGAACGCTTTTAACGTCTTCGACTTGGACGGAGACGGAGTGATCACCAAGGAGGAGCTTTTCAACATCCTCTCCTTCAGCGCCGTCCAGGTCTCCTTCAGCAAGGAAATCATTGAGAATCTCATCAAGGAGGTAGACGCGAACAACGACGGGTTCATCGACTACGACGAGTTTTACAAGATGATGACTGGGGCGAAGTAG
- a CDS encoding hypothetical protein (putative), producing MIHSFSLSKMNSVKNQMVPAMLEMQTAQVTPVNGTSNNAQLRVGKADFNSVYLDILNIHDSIVNHLQTIVIHVYNMVEKSLRSSSGEDSCRDMHTGGGTHCNGSSASCINVTNDERSDSAGGGVVSSSNGATRTDGKQSCTHINRNTHVKIEPVEGNSSDRSEHANVGQGRMPNNEMDKLSNSSEKGMVDPTQEGRTNHSVNTYMPGECCEREENIPSISSAKELKCASELKCASELKCADELKCASELKCADELAKRTSNYDAPVELVINKIEPKATKREKFHGENPHKGDNPNVEEVIKENKLNLRKHIVLLELLKYVMVHSNNSQADLHRDKIVNPQMGGNNHMNMLKRNFDFLKMNYNSDESICCDPNLCNVNSSSINIKYLNIISYYMDLLSPFNKFHEENPGGDSKWAKRCVGGDVDGDVDGRVDGDVDGRVDGDVYRRVDGNVDGDVDGNLDGRVDGNLDGREQLTLVRKKLDDIALNYDDLVEDILKNNNVNGFTESYLYALKDRILQEEFPHQGATDMYGGDAERLSRILLSGLKKQPRGLATHGMSRPNGDVHSGRYVGGASIGSGTILSRHAPYSHFAHAVESVSDRQNEDFLRSVNPFPGGNAQEGEVPNWGPPNGCMTSMAGVSHRPGRNNPIGKKAVHHNSFVPKGYTFTDGGGAFHKGRNRNGDESQNGDESRSAYHNMMCESAQSYNHLYNNNDSGSTSNHVSSTEMNSAHTIGGLPAAGIKHVVKQISKEHAENSNKPIRDDTVMNYNHYSTGRMYRQESNLIPQNKYYNQNGNDHYGQYYKGGYAGGKEGFSSYLGNFKTGIKMERKKDHFLRGSEMITCTGQNYSNDTNSGNVWGYQHVGTLHAQGRDDYDENDPRRLSPRRIIPDEEQNQDGGFASPPQRNIKNGTKLKLVDGVEAGETDAGETDAGGREHLGEAKNGENEEDNSHNWENSPHPHHSHHSHEESRNREARRHHDGDTRRDAEKTHSRMRSNKHDSSYYTNDKHFFSATPSFDDGTNWEGLQGGNDDGPYVHSFNAKRKSSNHYSGGALKRTTSDGRFNMHMRGGEQMVDNDFLNRDKDSSMGKMPTSSFIQLYQKNGEDILGTQFCHNLSRSNSLNSYNRPSCFSFYAQRLRDGLPSWDAQAKKYNSRSNGGTNYTSGKSRQNNDESNGRHNNDTDGRGSNNSGGYSHSAGGGNNGVSRSNDSGSNDNDGDDDKNGEHRHRGKKDYYDDKEDEEEENENEGRGKDHSADHTNQHTLQDSGEKRKKNQFGMTTNDVREYVQHNGTKQSNSENLVDDPNAYSRRNEGGESFLEDHQLMESSINEAKYEGHGNNSGGPNQVGLPQRMGVAGGAINVDSARSQPNRSNRANRTSELNQPSQLNQPIQLNQPNQPSQPNQPSQPNQPSQPNQPSQPNQPSQPNQASLPDSATLGSSCNFIPFGGQVSFPDRANYGHYGGFENFGSYGGYSNFGDRSYGSYSNCGNLCSSYSKVRDDRTVARSALAHSSAETPEGRSRVLPADELRIRTGAGCPMGTNNQVQFHNQGNNPMSDRMGDRMSDRMSDRMGNPMSNPMSNPMSNPMSNPMNNEMYGPPTDAHISAGERNRPNCKPSMVNMREKNESMEHDLINFTNNAYVDIHKIIQNDDLLKNELSGLEESLQLANASTKGNKKNTAKYNSNELEILMMYDSCKNMLKSCNMLRSEELKNADGDEYLVNETCIPANVLTNNDMMSDSLNADIEKIIDIMSTNMQAKSKDKKRKLSSMNCPPNDRTFPNGEKKPEYMGDKCNSKKMPRNSEDKRKKYQKMDIRTLNKNVQKNKEVCKNCYIHYDNSKSSYILTFINRKQKKQRKLFPVNPNEKDEAYVIQIMNYIEKLKDQEKIFGISKNDEMGALQRGEVANLHRSEGGKPGADRRNYDKDQQMQEKHMDREPYAEVNLPEKDEMCSNNLNLLNKKMNNFLSGINDQLYMDPQMNFIPEHLPFIQNVGGNPNLSHVNIYDDVNAPSGVDYVNFNLLNDGHSFENLHLMNPCTNSVQNLNPFFKVHSKKGDFSTRMNDQYVGDVIGDVMGGGEVNTGGESIHGGVATDMNNNSTSCRNVGSGMNSFSGRRGNRRTCHSNGGSHNRGNHSGNSPFAPNVYENAMMHQPMKNVMYPGENNQAMNHQKGRSSGNPTNTNDQFTPMNMFTNANFSNYNQSNMPNSCENEMMHNYNSVRNDYGDNMLVESNYDSDRVTAGGRTMQHNE from the exons ATGATTCACAGTTTCAGTCTGAGCAAAATGAATAGCGTAAAGAACCAAATGGTCCCTGCGATGCTGGAGATGCAGACGGCCCAGGTGACCCCAGTGAACGGCACAAGCAACAATGCGCAGCTGCGAGTAGGGAAGGCAGACTTTAACAGCGTTTACTTGGACATACTAAACATCCATGACTCGATTGTGAATCATTTACAGACGATAGTTATTCACGTTTACAACATGGTGGAGAAGTCGCTACGCTCCTCAAGTGGGGAAGACTCCTGTAGGGATATGCACACGGGAGGAGGTACCCACTGTAATGGCTCTAGCGCTAGCTGTATTAATGTCACCAATGATGAACGGAGTGACTCAGCAGGAGGGGGTGTTGTTTCTTCCTCAAATGGAGCCACGCGTACCGATGGAAAACAATCGTGTACACATATCAACAGAAACACACACGTAAAAATAGAACCTGTGGAAGGGAATAGCAGTGATCGTTCCGAGCATGCCAATGTAGGGCAAGGAAGGATGCCAAATAACGAGATGGACAAATTATCGAACAGTTCGGAAAAGGGCATGGTGGACCCAACCCAGGAGGGAAGAACTAACCACTCGGTAAATACGTATATGCCTGGGGAATGCtgcgaaagggaagaaaatattccaTCAATTAGCAGTGCAAAGGAGTTGAAGTGCGCTAGTGAGTTGAAATGCGCCAGTGAGTTGAAGTGCGCCGATGAGTTGAAATGCGCCAGTGAGTTGAAGTGCGCCGATGAGCTAGCTAAAAGGACATCCAATTACGATGCGCCAGTAGAGTTAGtcattaacaaaattgaaccCAAGGCAACCAAACGTGAAAAGTTTCATGGGGAGAATCCCCACAAGGGTGACAACCCAAACGTAGAGGAAGTGATCAAGGAAAATAAACTAAACCTGAGGAAGCACATTGTCTTGTTGGAACTTCTAAAGTACGTCATGGTGCACTCAAATAATTCACAAGCTGATTTGCATAGAGACAAAATAGTGAACCCACAAATGGGAGGTAATAATCACATGAacatgttaaaaagaaattttgattttttaaaaatgaactaCAACTCAGATGAGAGCATCTGCTGTGATCCCAATCTTTGCAATGTGAACTCCTCCAGCATTAACATTAAGTACCTTAATATTATAAGCTACTACATGGATTTGCTTTCCCCCTTCAATAAGTTTCACGAGGAGAACCCGGGAGGGGACAGCAAGTGGGCGAAAAGATGCGTGGGTGGGGACGTAGATGGGGACGTGGATGGACGCGTGGATGGAGACGTAGATGGACGCGTGGATGGGGACGTATATAGACGCGTGGATGGAAACGTAGATGGAGACGTAGATGGAAACCTAGATGGACGCGTGGATGGAAACCTAGATGGACGCGAACAGCTCACGCTTGTGAGGAAGAAGCTGGACGATATTGCGCTCAATTATGATGACCTCGTGGAGGACATTCTAAAAAACAACAACGTTAACGGTTTTACTGAAAGCTACCTGTACGCTTTGAAGGACAGAATTCTGCAGGAGGAATTTCCACACCAAGGAGCAACTGACATGTATGGGGGAGATGCGGAAAGGCTCAGCAGGATCCTCCTGAGTGGTCTTAAGAAGCAACCAAGGGGGCTTGCAACCCATGGCATGAGTCGACCAAATGGGGATGTACACAGTGGAAGGTACGTCGGGGGTGCTTCCATTGGGAGTGGTACCATTTTGTCCAGACATGCCCCATACAGCCATTTCGCGCATGCCGTCGAAAGCGTTAGTGATCGTCAGAACGAGGACTTCCTACGTAGTGTGAACCCGTTTCCTGGCGGCAACGCGCAGGAGGGGGAAGTCCCCAATTGGGGTCCCCCCAATGGGTGTATGACAAGTATGGCGGGTGTATCCCATAGACCCGGTAGAAACAACCCAATCGGAAAAAAAGCCGTCCATCACAACAGCTTCGTGCCGAAGGGTTATACCTTCACGGACGGAGGAGGGGCCTTCCACAAAGGGAGAAACCGAAACGGTGATGAGAGCCAAAACGGTGATGAGAGCCGAAGCGCTTACCACAACATGATGTGCGAAAGTGCGCAGAGTTATAACCATCTCTACAACAACAACGATAGCGGAAGTACTTCTAATCATGTCAGTTCCACAGAGATGAATTCCGCGCACACAATAGGGGGTCTTCCAGCAGCGGGGATAAAACATGTGGTGAAACAAATTTCGAAGGAACACGCGGAGAATTCAAACAAGCCAATTCGTGATGACACCGTGATGAATTACAACCACTACTCTACAGGGAGAATGTACAGACAGGAAAGTAATCTCATTCCGCAGAACAAGTACTAcaaccaaaatgggaacgaTCATTATGGGCAATATTACAAGGGGGGGTATgcaggggggaaagaagGCTTCAGTAGTTATCTAGGCAATTTTAAAACtggtataaaaatggaaagaaaaaaagatcatTTCTTGAGGGGATCTGAAATGATTACATGCACAGGTCAGAACTATTCGAATGATACGAACAGTGGTAATGTATGGGGGTACCAGCATGTCGGTACGCTTCATGCGCAGGGAAGGGATGATTATGATGAGAATGACCCGCGTAGATTGTCACCAAGAAGAATCATACCAGATGAGGAACAGAATCAGGATGGCggttttgcttctccccctcagaggaatataaaaaatggaacaaaactGAAATTGGTCGACGGGGTGGAAGCGGGGGAGACGGATGCGGGGGAGACGGATGCGGGGGGAAGGGAACACCtcggagaagcgaaaaatggtgaaaacgAGGAGGACAATTCGCACAACTGGGAGAATTCGCCTCACCCACATCACTCGCATCACTCGCATGAGGAGAGCCGAAACAGGGAGGCCCGTCGTCACCATGATGGAGATACCAGAAGGGACGCGGAAAAGACGCACTCCAGAATGAGGAGCAATAAACATGATAGTAGTTACTACACAAATGACAAACACTTCTTCAGTGCTACCCCTAGCTTTGATGATGGGACAAATTGGGAAGGCCTCCAAGGCGGAAATGATGATGGTCCATATGTACATAGCTTTAATGCCAAGAGAAAGAGTTCCAATCATTACAGTGGAGGCGCATTAAAAAGGACCACGTCTGATGGGAGATTCAATATGCACATGAGAGGAGGAGAGCAGATGGTAGACAATGATTTCCTAAATAGAGACAAGGACTCCTCCATGGGGAAAATGCCAACGAGTTCTTTCATCCAGTTgtatcaaaaaaatggtgaagataTTCTGGgtacacaattttgtcatAACCTATCCAGGAGCAATAGCCTCAATAGTTACAATAGGCCGAgctgcttttccttttatgcGCAGCGCCTTCGGGATGGCTTGCCCAGCTGGGACGCTCAGGCGAAAAAGTATAATAGCCGCTCCAACGGAGGCACAAATTATACGAGCGGTAAAAGTAGGCAAAATAATGATGAGAGTAACGGAAGGCACAATAACGACACGGATGGAAGGGGTAGCAATAACAGCGGGGGGTACAGTCACAGTGCCGGAGGTGGCAACAACGGAGTCAGTCGAAGCAATGATAGCGGTAGTAACGATAACGATGGTGatgatgacaaaaatggagaacaTCGACatagagggaaaaaagattATTACGATGATAAGGAAGacgaggaagaggaaaatgaaaatgaaggacGTGGGAAGGACCATTCTGCAGACCATACCAATCAACACACTTTGCAAGAtagtggagaaaaaagaaaaaaaaatcaatttgGTATGACCACGAATGATGTGCGCGAATACGTGCAACATAATGGAACCAAACAGAGTAATTCTGAAAATCTTGTTGATGATCCTAATGCATATTCGCGGAGGAacgaagggggggaatcCTTTCTGGAGGATCACCAACTGATGGAGTCAAGCATAAACGAAGCGAAGTACGAGGGACATGGGAACAATTCGGGGGGCCCCAACCAGGTTGGCTTGCCTCAGCGCATGGGCGTAGCTGGAGGGGCGATCAATGTGGACAGCGCGAGGAGCCAGCCGAACAGGTCTAACAGGGCGAACCGGACGAGCGAGCTTAACCAGCCCAGCCAGCTTAACCAGCCCATCCAGCTTAATCAGCCTAACCAACCTAGCCAGCCTAACCAGCCTAGCCAGCCTAACCAGCCTAGCCAGCCTAACCAGCCTAGCCAGCCTAACCAGCCTAGCCAGCCTAACCAGGCGAGCCTCCCTGACAGTGCCACCTTGGGCAGCTCGTGCAACTTCATCCCCTTTGGCGGCCAAGTCAGCTTCCCAGACAGAGCCAACTACGGCCACTATGGGGGGttcgaaaattttggaaGCTACGGTGGTTACAGCAACTTTGGCGATCGCAGTTACGGGAGTTACTCCAACTGTGGCAACTTATGCAGCTCGTACAGTAAAGTCAGGGACGACAGGACAGTAGCGAGAAGTGCCCTAGCGCATAGCAGCGCGGAGACGCCAGAGGGGAGAAGTAGAGTCTTGCCGGCAGACGAATTGAGGATTCGAACCGGTGCAGGCTGTCCTATGGGCACAAACAACCAGGTGCAGTTTCATAACCAGGGAAACAACCCGATGAGCGATCGGATGGGCGACCGGATGAGCGACCGGATGAGCGACCGGATGGGCAACCCGATGAGCAACCCGATGAGCAACCCGATGAGCAACCCGATGAGCAACCCTATGAACAACGAAATGTACGGCCCCCCCACAGACGCACACATCAGCGCAGGGGAAAGAAACAGACCGAATTGTAAACCAAGCATGGTAAACATGcgtgagaaaaatgaaagtatGGAACATGATTTGATTAACTTCACGAACAATGCATACGTAGACATACacaaaataatacaaaatgaTGATCTGTTGAAGAATGAGTTGTCCGGATTGGAAGAGTCTCTCCAGCTAGCCAACGCATCAACAAaaggtaataaaaaaaatacagccAAATATAACTCGAACGAATTAGAAATTTTAATGATGTATGATagctgtaaaaatatgcttaagTCGTGCAACATGTTACGGagtgaagaattaaaaaatgcagatgGGGATGAGTACCTCGTGAATGAGACTTGCATCCCTGCCAACGTTTTAACAAACAATGACATGATGAGCGACAGTTTGAATGCCGACATAGAGAAAATTATTGATATAATGAGCACAA ACATGCAGGCAAAAAGCAAAGACAAGAAACGGAAGCTGAGCTCTATGAACTGCCCCCCAAACGATCGCACCTTTCCCAACGGGGAGAAGAAGCCAGAATATATGGGCGATAAATGCAActcgaaaaaaatgccaagaaATTCAGAagacaaaaggaagaagtatCAAAAGATGGACATAAGGACActaaacaaaaatgttcagaaaaataaagaagtaTGCAAAAATTGCTACATCCACTATGACAATAGTAAGTCCAGTTACATACTGACGTTCATAAAtaggaagcagaagaagcaaaggaaaCTCTTCCCTGTCAACCCAAATGAAAAGGACGAGGCGTATGTCATTcaaattatgaattataTTGAGAAGCTAAAGGaccaggaaaaaatttttggaatTAGTAAGAATGACGAAATGGGGGCCCTGCAAAGGGGTGAGGTGGCTAATCTGCACAGAAGCGAAGGAGGAAAACCCGGAGCAGACCGACGCAACTACGACAAAGATCAACAGATGCAAGAAAAACACATGGACAGAGAACCATACGCAGAAGTAAACCTTCCAGAGAAAGACGAAATGTGCTCGAACAACCTAAACttgttaaacaaaaaaatgaataacttTCTGAGTGGAATAAACGATCAACTGTACATGGATCCCCAAATGAATTTCATCCCAGAGCATCTACCATTTATCCAGAACGTGGGAGGAAATCCCAATCTGAGTCACGTGAATATCTATGACGATGTGAATGCTCCCTCCGGAGTTGATTACGTTAACTTTAATTTACTAAACGATGGGCACTCGTTTGAAAATTTACACCTGATGAACCCATGCACGAACAGCGTGCAGAATTtgaaccctttttttaaggtcCACTCTAAGAAGGGGGATTTCTCCACGCGGATGAATGACCAATATGTGGGGGATGTCATTGGGGATGTCatgggaggaggagaggtcaacacagggggggagagtATCCATGGCGGGGTAGCCACTGATATGAACAACAACAGCACCAGTTGCCGCAACGTCGGTTCGGGAATGAACAGTTTTTCGGGTCGGAGAGGGAATAGGCGCACCTGTCACTCTAACGGGGGCAGCCACAACCGCGGGAACCACTCAGGCAACAGCCCCTTTGCACCCAACGTGTACGAAAACGCCATGATGCATCAACCCATGAAGAACGTTATGTACCCAGGAGAAAATAACCAGGCGATGAATCACCAGAAGGGTCGAAGTAGTGGAAACCCAACCAACACGAATGACCAGTTCACCCCTATGAATATGTTCAcgaatgcaaatttttcgAACTACAACCAGAGTAACATGCCCAATAGTTGCGAAAACGAAATGATGCATAACTACAATTCAGTTAGGAATGACTATGGGGATAACATGCTCGTCGAATCTAACTACGATAGTGACCGTGTCACGGCCGGGGGGCGTACCATGCAGCACAACGAGTAA
- a CDS encoding hypothetical protein (putative) — translation MFDISSLIHFGNSNAVKNSISGELHVYMSKRRQNGKEFSSPLMYLHADDAGTNKDNASTVLLNKYADDYKWVKCFCFVKSNFFYVYRVRGDYRPSIIFLLEGIEVQVVDYYIAVKNKIIEETKDLQLGENQDIIHIKVAPFGAGHSYTFYSTDKGVIKKWTRSLRNANFSAINNNAKFISEENEEMKLSIDNMKQLSEIELKNKDIEISGLRERINNLKADIENIRMKNKRLQIAADVNIKSADELLQKKITEIEFIHSEMEIKMEEIEQLKDKVRSATAESEKKSKLVVQLREERDVLEKRLKEIMATYEEAHTEPEKITLVNFNTNERYQKLVVSHNHLKEDINKMNERFYKLENAYKEKIKTIKEVVEIGDIFDYLHKLIILCQTKIKFYEQCYKYSEEQQKEITNLIAYMIKETKLSEANARVCYITHRSRILEERLLHYITMKQPSDYFHFACTTLRRLSWVFGEIEVLKPMKVGEHTEQEYPLYSYVDDMNIIPMREKIYFNEGLEGRANYQIVNDVDVYSIPVKMCPYEDKLLTENKYNYVKIKLNDLKKDFNIVKRKYKPQSRNVLSDLQWAEIKRNAYDRMEKNMIILDMQMDARRGEVATEVEARKERAG, via the exons ATGTTCGACATCAGCTCGCTAATACACTTCGGAAACAGCAATGCGGTGAAAAACAGCATCTCAGGGGAGCTACACGTGTACATGTCCAAGAGGAGGCAAAACGGAAAGGAGTTTTCCTCGCCCCTTATGTACCTCCATGCGGATGACGCGGGAACAAATAAGGACAACGCTTCGACCGTTCTGTTGAACAAGTATGCTGATGATTATAAGTGGGTAAAATGCTTTTGCTTCGTTAagtccaattttttttatgtgtacagAGTGAGGGGGGATTACCGACCGTCTATTATTTTCCTGTTAGAAGGGATCGAAGTGCAGGTGGTTGATTATTACATTGCCGTAAAAAATAAg ATAATTGAAGAAACGAAGGACCTACAGCTGGGGGAAAACCAAGACATCATTCACATCAAAGTGGCACCATTCGGAGCTGGCCACTCGTACACGTTTTACTCCACGGATAAGggagtgataaaaaaatggacgagGTCTCTGAGGAATGCGAACTTTTCTGCAATCAACAACAACGCCAAATTTATAAGCGAAGAAAATGAGGAGATGAAACTCAGCATAGACAATATGAAGCAGCTTAGTGAAATAGAGCTGAAGAATAAAGACATCGAAATATCTGGTCTACGAGAGAGGATAAACAACCTGAAG GCCGACATAGAAAATATCAGGATGAAGAACAAGCGCTTGCAAATAGCAGCAGACGTGAATATAAAAAGCGCGGACGAActactgcaaaaaaaaattaccgaAATTGAATTCATTCACAGCGAAATGGAGATAAAAATGGAGG AAATCGAACAGCTGAAAGACAAAGTAAGAAGCGCAACCGCAGAATCGGAGAAGAAATCCAAACTGGTCGTCCAGCTCCGGGAGGAAAGAGATGTCCTGGAGAAGAGACTGAAGGAAATCATGGCGACGTACGAAGAGGCTCACACAGaaccagaaaaaataacgctAGTCAATTTTAACACAAATGAAAGATATCAAAAGTTAGTGGTGAGCCATAATCATCTGAAAGAAgacattaacaaaatgaacgaaaGATTTTACAAACTCgaaaatgcatataaagaaaaaataaaaacgataaAAGAGGTAGTAGAAATAGGAGATATCTTCGACTACCTCCACAAGCTAATCATCCTATGTCAAACAAAAATCAAGTTTTATGAGCAATGCTATAAATACAGTGAAGAACAACAGAAGGAGATCACCAATTTGATAGCATACATGATTAAGGAAACGAAATTGTCAGAGGCCAACGCAAGAGTATGCTACATTACACATAGGTCAAGGATACTAGAGGAGAGACTACTCCATTACATCACTATGAAGCAACCATCTGATTATTTCCACTTTGCATGCACCACCTTGAGACGACTGAGTTGGGTCTTTGGTGAAATCGAAGTGTTAAAGCCGATGAAAGTCGGTGAACACACGGAACAGGAGTACCCTCTGTATTCTTACGTCGATGATATGAACATAATTCcgatgagagaaaaaatatatttcaatgAAGGTCTGGAAGGAAGAGCCAATTATCAAATCGTAAATGATGTGGATGTGTATTCAATCCCTGTGAAAATGTGTCCCTATGAAGATAAACTCCTcacagaaaataaatacaactatgtaaaaataaagctaaATGATCTGAAGAAAGATTTCAACATTGTCAAGCGGAAGTACAAACCGCAAAGCAGAAATGTCTTGTCGGATTTGCAATGGGCAGAAATCAAGCGAAATGCTTACGAccggatggaaaaaaatatgatcattTTGGACATGCAGATGGATGCACGTCGAGGGGAGGTGGCGACGGAAGTGGAGGCGCGTAAAGAAAGAGCTGGATGA